The Flavobacteriales bacterium nucleotide sequence TCTAAGGTGGATGCCGCACCGGCGCGTTTGGATGTCGGTCGTTTAGCCGCTGAGTGGATCAAGGAGAAAGATCAGTTCGAGTCGATCGACTCGTTCGTTCACGACAAGTTGGATCACTTGATCGATGCGTCGAATGAGTTGACTCCGAAAGATGTGGTCTTGTACGGTTTTGGCCGTATTGGTCGTTTGTTGGGTCGTTTGCTCATCAGCAAGGAAGGTCGTGGAGAGCAACTGCGTTTGCGTGCGATCGTGACCCGCGACAGCTTTCCCGAGCAGCTCGAAAAGCGCGCCTCGCTGTGGCGTCAGGATTCGGTTCACGGTCATTTCCCCGGCACTGTTGAAGTAGATGTGGAGAATTACCGCTTGATCGTAAATGGTCGGCCGATCCAAATCATCAGCGCCAACAATCCGGAGGATATCGACTACACCGCTTACGGCATCAACAACGCCTTGGTGATCGATAACACGGGTGCTTTCAGGGATGAAGCAGCCTTGAGTCGTCACTTGAAGGCCAAAGGAGCCGACAAAGTACTTTTGACCGCTCCCGGTAAAGGAGTGCCGAATATCGTTCACGGAGTGAATCAGCGCAATTTTGATCCGGCCACTACCGATATCTGGTCAGCTGCTTCGTGTACCACGAATGCCATTACTCCTGTATTGAAGGTGATCGAAGACAATTACGGCATCTCCAAAGGGCATATTGAAACCGTGCATGCCTACACGAACGACCA carries:
- a CDS encoding glyceraldehyde-3-phosphate dehydrogenase, whose protein sequence is MPQSYEEHISLRVQQDKAAAEFVKIVTDLWLDKSIEVTLFRKPLLDQSISEILNTHHYARQIKDEPITIEITLDLLRTISKVDAAPARLDVGRLAAEWIKEKDQFESIDSFVHDKLDHLIDASNELTPKDVVLYGFGRIGRLLGRLLISKEGRGEQLRLRAIVTRDSFPEQLEKRASLWRQDSVHGHFPGTVEVDVENYRLIVNGRPIQIISANNPEDIDYTAYGINNALVIDNTGAFRDEAALSRHLKAKGADKVLLTAPGKGVPNIVHGVNQRNFDPATTDIWSAASCTTNAITPVLKVIEDNYGISKGHIETVHAYTNDQNLVDNMHKKYRRGRAAAMNMVITETGAGQAVSKALPQLDGKLTSNAIRVPTPNGSLAILSLAVDKKTDKDDVNLTMRKAALYSDLVEQIEYSMDDELVSSDIVGRTAPSIFDSPATIVSNDGHSMNLYVWYDNEFGYSCQVMRLAKYIASVRRLRYY